One window of the Desulfitibacter alkalitolerans DSM 16504 genome contains the following:
- a CDS encoding NAD(P)/FAD-dependent oxidoreductase → MSYVIVGNGPAGVNAMERIRQINPKEKIILVASEANPPYSRIMTPEYMVNEILEEDIYIRSKSFYKDYGIETRLGHKVEQVIPKANQVVLDDGETISYKKLLIATGSRPCFPNGFNMEINGVFSLWNKEDAENIKQYLPSTRQAVIIGTGLVGLQAARALTSYGIKVKMVELADRLMPAQLDSTASKLLKKAMETRGIEVFLSTCAKNLITENNQVKGIKTDNAVLEADLVLVTIGVKPNLELILGTEVAIRHGIVVNKRLETNVSNIYAAGDVAETNCLLTNNQMVRALWLNAVQQGKAAGANMAGLTENYPGSYNMNSIQLFGVPIITCGLTFACPGIEEIYLKLPSLGSYQKLLVKENRLVGFLLMGEIQLAGILYHKLGRPFDSGFWRKLQIMEADEIAV, encoded by the coding sequence ATGTCCTACGTGATTGTGGGCAATGGACCTGCAGGTGTTAATGCCATGGAACGCATCCGTCAAATAAACCCGAAAGAAAAAATTATCCTGGTAGCTTCGGAAGCCAATCCTCCATATAGTCGGATTATGACTCCTGAATATATGGTGAATGAGATTTTAGAAGAAGATATCTACATTAGAAGCAAATCCTTTTATAAGGATTATGGAATAGAGACCAGACTAGGACATAAAGTAGAACAAGTAATACCTAAAGCAAACCAGGTAGTATTAGATGACGGAGAGACAATTAGCTATAAAAAACTCTTAATTGCCACAGGGTCCAGACCTTGTTTCCCAAATGGTTTTAATATGGAAATAAATGGAGTATTTAGTCTCTGGAATAAAGAAGATGCAGAAAATATCAAGCAATATTTACCCTCAACCAGACAGGCAGTAATTATTGGTACCGGTTTAGTTGGTCTCCAGGCAGCCAGGGCATTAACTTCCTATGGGATAAAGGTAAAAATGGTGGAACTAGCCGATAGACTTATGCCTGCCCAGTTAGATAGTACTGCCAGTAAATTACTAAAAAAAGCCATGGAAACCAGGGGAATAGAAGTTTTTTTATCAACCTGTGCAAAAAATCTTATTACTGAAAACAACCAGGTTAAGGGGATAAAAACTGACAATGCTGTTTTAGAAGCTGACCTGGTGCTGGTAACCATTGGAGTAAAGCCTAACCTGGAGTTGATTTTAGGAACAGAAGTAGCCATAAGACACGGCATTGTGGTTAATAAACGGTTGGAAACCAATGTTTCCAATATTTATGCAGCGGGAGACGTGGCAGAAACCAACTGCCTCCTAACAAACAATCAAATGGTAAGAGCCCTGTGGCTTAATGCAGTACAACAGGGGAAAGCAGCTGGGGCCAATATGGCGGGCTTAACAGAAAACTATCCCGGCAGCTACAATATGAATTCTATTCAGCTCTTTGGAGTACCTATCATTACCTGTGGTTTAACTTTTGCTTGCCCTGGGATAGAGGAAATTTACCTGAAGTTACCTTCATTGGGTAGTTATCAGAAGCTGCTGGTTAAAGAAAATCGGTTAGTTGGATTTTTGCTAATGGGAGAAATACAGTTAGCTGGAATATTGTACCATAAATTGGGTCGACCTTTTGATTCGGGATTCTGGAGAAAGCTACAAATCATGGAAGCTGATGAAATAGCTGTGTAA
- a CDS encoding tripartite tricarboxylate transporter substrate binding protein: protein MFKNKYLAILLVVVLGIVLLVGGGCGGNNQPGADGGKEVDDKYPERAIEVIVGWGAGGGTDVFARSITKAASEILGQAMPVKNMPGSSEAIAGDFIIQQPADGYTIWAMGVNTAVNMALNRTPHNLNSYIPIARIQHDTAMIQVTKESPFKTIDQLVEYAKNNPGEIRIGGTGAGSFDDVVVALWAEAAGLDLIYVPYEGAGGMHSALLGGHIDVMFEEIGPVSGLVEEGSLIPLMAFTEERSTRLPDIPTSVELGWDITLGNWRGIMVKAGTPDYIVEKLQDAFAKAKDNEEYLQYEADSYLNLRPGYLNSKDFREFIEKEIEIFSEALKKLGHI from the coding sequence ATGTTTAAGAATAAATATTTGGCAATTTTATTGGTTGTGGTATTAGGAATTGTCTTGTTGGTTGGTGGCGGATGTGGCGGCAACAATCAGCCTGGAGCAGACGGCGGCAAAGAAGTTGATGATAAATATCCAGAAAGAGCTATAGAAGTTATTGTTGGTTGGGGTGCTGGTGGCGGTACAGATGTTTTTGCCCGCTCGATCACCAAAGCTGCTTCAGAGATTTTAGGGCAGGCAATGCCAGTAAAAAATATGCCTGGTTCCTCAGAAGCAATTGCTGGTGATTTCATCATCCAACAGCCTGCTGATGGTTACACCATTTGGGCTATGGGAGTTAATACTGCAGTAAATATGGCTTTAAATAGAACACCTCATAATCTAAACAGCTATATACCAATTGCTAGAATTCAGCACGACACTGCCATGATCCAGGTTACTAAAGAGTCACCATTTAAAACAATAGATCAACTAGTAGAATATGCTAAAAATAACCCTGGTGAAATACGAATTGGTGGCACTGGAGCCGGAAGTTTTGATGACGTTGTGGTGGCCCTTTGGGCAGAAGCTGCAGGATTGGACTTGATTTATGTACCTTATGAAGGTGCTGGTGGAATGCATTCTGCCCTCCTTGGTGGTCATATAGATGTAATGTTTGAAGAAATTGGACCTGTTTCTGGTCTGGTAGAAGAAGGCTCCTTAATCCCTCTAATGGCTTTTACTGAGGAGAGGAGTACCCGACTTCCAGATATACCTACTTCAGTAGAACTAGGGTGGGATATTACCCTGGGAAACTGGAGAGGAATTATGGTTAAAGCGGGAACACCCGATTATATTGTCGAAAAGCTACAAGATGCCTTTGCTAAAGCCAAGGACAATGAGGAGTATTTACAATATGAAGCAGATTCCTATTTAAATCTACGACCAGGATATTTAAATAGCAAGGATTTCAGGGAATTCATTGAAAAGGAAATTGAAATTTTTAGTGAAGCCTTAAAAAAATTAGGTCATATTTAA
- a CDS encoding tripartite tricarboxylate transporter TctB family protein, with the protein MLAELIIALVILFSSGFLLFETAKFPATRIASIGPEYWPQIILTGMVILSFLLIIKILRSFKECKQDNKVNLPNSHNFWIAVAAVFLYTKFLPILGFPVTSLLFIVTMLWVLKIRRWQWLSFYSLSLTLGLIMLFPKLMSVPLPRGTGIFRTITLFFY; encoded by the coding sequence TTGCTGGCTGAACTGATTATTGCCCTGGTTATCCTATTTTCTTCGGGATTTTTATTGTTTGAAACTGCCAAATTTCCTGCTACAAGGATAGCTTCTATTGGACCAGAGTACTGGCCCCAAATAATCTTAACTGGTATGGTTATTCTATCTTTTCTGCTTATTATTAAAATTTTGCGCAGCTTTAAAGAATGTAAGCAGGATAACAAGGTAAATTTACCAAATAGTCATAATTTTTGGATTGCTGTTGCTGCAGTCTTCTTATATACCAAATTCTTACCGATTTTGGGATTCCCAGTTACTTCTTTATTGTTTATTGTCACAATGCTATGGGTCCTTAAAATAAGGCGATGGCAATGGTTGTCTTTTTATTCTTTAAGCTTAACATTAGGCTTGATCATGCTTTTCCCAAAGTTAATGTCAGTACCTTTGCCCAGGGGTACAGGAATATTTCGAACAATAACTTTATTTTTTTATTAG
- a CDS encoding tripartite tricarboxylate transporter permease, whose amino-acid sequence MSNFLAGLVNIMEPLNLFILASGVFLGLLSGATPGVSGLMAVVLLIPLTYGMEADTAFLLLSAVYAASVFSGSISAILFRTPGAPEAVATTLDGYELTKQGRASEALGISVFSSATGGLIGSLILMFVAPQLAKFALKFGPVEYFALAMVGLSVITVLGANNLLKALLAGLFGLFLATIGIDAMTGVPRFTFGVGGLMSGIDFIPVLIGLFAISEVLRRFMEDFTVKQQVGKITSTLPGLSTIKRLWMTIGRSSLLGTIIGILPGIGATTASMVSYSEAVRWAKDKDKFGKGAEEGIAAPESANNAAANGAMVPLLALGIPGSATTAVLLGAFILHGIRPGPLLFTEQPVLVMTLFIGLFLSNFLILAMAKPFIKMFANIIRIPYSILGTLILMLCIIGSYALRNNMLDVWLTLIFGLVGYVMEKYKYPLAPVILGLVLGGMAEQELRRALIISKGSWSIFLESNIAVGLLIFGAVMMFWPLILKVVNLVKKKSAAA is encoded by the coding sequence TTGAGCAACTTTTTGGCAGGACTAGTAAATATAATGGAGCCTTTGAATCTTTTTATTCTTGCTTCCGGAGTGTTCTTAGGTCTTTTAAGTGGTGCCACCCCGGGAGTAAGTGGATTGATGGCAGTAGTTTTACTAATACCCTTGACCTATGGAATGGAAGCTGACACAGCCTTCTTGCTGCTTTCAGCTGTTTATGCTGCTTCAGTATTCTCCGGATCCATTAGTGCTATTCTATTCAGAACACCGGGTGCTCCAGAGGCAGTAGCTACTACCTTGGATGGATATGAATTAACCAAACAGGGCCGTGCATCAGAAGCCCTGGGAATATCTGTTTTTAGCTCAGCCACTGGGGGATTAATTGGCAGCCTTATATTAATGTTTGTAGCACCTCAATTAGCCAAGTTTGCCTTAAAGTTTGGGCCTGTGGAATATTTTGCCCTTGCAATGGTGGGCCTAAGTGTGATAACGGTGCTAGGAGCAAATAACCTGCTGAAAGCACTGCTGGCAGGCCTTTTTGGCCTATTTTTGGCTACCATAGGAATAGATGCCATGACTGGTGTACCCCGGTTCACCTTTGGGGTAGGCGGATTAATGAGTGGAATTGACTTTATCCCCGTGTTAATCGGCTTGTTTGCCATTTCCGAGGTATTGCGTAGATTTATGGAAGACTTTACAGTAAAGCAGCAGGTAGGAAAAATTACTTCAACCTTACCTGGATTGTCCACCATTAAAAGACTATGGATGACTATTGGCAGGTCCTCTTTACTAGGCACAATAATTGGTATCCTGCCTGGTATTGGCGCAACCACTGCTTCAATGGTCAGCTACAGTGAAGCTGTTCGCTGGGCAAAAGATAAGGATAAATTTGGAAAAGGGGCAGAAGAAGGAATAGCCGCACCGGAATCAGCTAATAATGCAGCTGCAAACGGAGCCATGGTACCTTTGTTGGCACTAGGCATTCCCGGCAGTGCCACCACCGCAGTATTATTGGGAGCATTTATCCTTCATGGCATCAGGCCAGGTCCACTGCTTTTTACCGAGCAGCCGGTGCTGGTAATGACCTTGTTTATCGGCTTATTCTTATCTAACTTTTTAATATTAGCAATGGCCAAACCATTTATCAAAATGTTTGCCAATATTATTCGCATTCCCTACAGCATCTTAGGTACTCTGATCCTAATGTTATGTATTATTGGCTCTTATGCTTTAAGAAACAATATGCTGGATGTATGGTTAACTCTAATCTTTGGTTTGGTGGGATACGTAATGGAAAAATATAAGTATCCCCTAGCCCCTGTTATCCTGGGATTAGTTTTAGGGGGTATGGCCGAGCAAGAACTGCGACGGGCTCTTATTATTTCAAAGGGAAGCTGGAGCATATTCTTGGAAAGCAATATAGCTGTGGGTCTTTTGATTTTCGGTGCTGTAATGATGTTCTGGCCGCTAATTTTAAAAGTAGTTAATCTGGTGAAAAAGAAAAGCGCTGCAGCTTAA
- a CDS encoding zinc-dependent alcohol dehydrogenase: MLFKTKAALLYEPYNIYLVERELECGDDEVIVKNHLIGICGSDKTFYRGQLPPKTSEFRQEPKLPFYLGHESGGTVVEVGSKVRDYKTGDKVIAFGWNNNLAEYFKAKDWELQPVPEGMDMDLASLGEAIGCAMYSGMNSGVQLGDTVVVMGGGFAGQIIAQCARQKGAAQVIVVDVLEGKLNLAKKLGADITINAANEDPVGIVKYLTKGVGADVVVEAAGSEQSINQCTEMIKHNGKFVWYSWITTPVTLNISRWHDDGLEFINTCLVHHTYRERYVWTPNVLRPVVQGLIDVRSLITNEFKLDQIKEAFELVDKNDAAIKVVLRP, encoded by the coding sequence ATGCTCTTTAAGACAAAAGCCGCACTATTATATGAACCATATAATATCTATTTAGTGGAAAGAGAACTAGAATGTGGTGATGATGAGGTAATTGTAAAAAATCACCTGATAGGAATTTGCGGCTCTGATAAGACTTTTTACCGGGGGCAGCTGCCTCCTAAAACCTCAGAGTTTCGCCAGGAACCTAAATTACCCTTTTATTTGGGACATGAAAGTGGTGGTACTGTCGTAGAGGTGGGCTCAAAGGTAAGAGATTATAAAACAGGTGATAAGGTAATAGCCTTTGGCTGGAATAACAACCTGGCTGAATACTTTAAAGCCAAGGACTGGGAGTTACAGCCTGTTCCCGAGGGGATGGATATGGACCTGGCTAGTCTGGGTGAAGCAATTGGATGTGCCATGTATTCAGGAATGAATTCAGGAGTTCAATTGGGAGACACGGTGGTAGTTATGGGCGGAGGTTTTGCTGGTCAAATTATCGCTCAATGTGCCAGACAAAAGGGTGCAGCCCAGGTTATAGTAGTAGATGTCCTTGAAGGAAAGTTGAATCTAGCTAAAAAGTTGGGAGCGGATATAACTATCAACGCCGCTAACGAGGATCCTGTGGGAATAGTCAAGTATCTAACTAAAGGAGTGGGTGCTGATGTGGTTGTAGAGGCTGCTGGTTCAGAACAGTCAATTAATCAATGCACTGAAATGATTAAACACAATGGTAAATTTGTCTGGTACAGCTGGATTACTACTCCTGTTACTTTAAATATTAGCCGCTGGCATGATGATGGATTAGAGTTTATCAATACCTGCCTGGTACACCATACCTATAGAGAAAGATATGTATGGACTCCTAACGTTCTACGTCCTGTAGTTCAAGGATTGATTGATGTGAGGTCCTTAATTACTAATGAGTTTAAACTAGACCAAATTAAAGAAGCCTTTGAACTGGTTGATAAGAATGATGCTGCTATTAAAGTTGTTTTACGACCTTAA
- a CDS encoding trimethylamine methyltransferase family protein: protein MFPALKGGQLSLLNQKQIAQVHEATIEILEEVGIKVKSEKAREIFAQGGAAVEGEIVKISASMLEAAIKSAPSKVILYGQEEKNDLHLEKNRTHLGTGGTVLYALDLDKGKKRKTNTHDVRDIARMVDYLDNVSFYVINTYPTDVPDEAADVNRFYWALTNTTKHVMGGMYTMEGLKNAIKIAETIAGSSQKLRERPFVSFITLMVSPLVMDGLYTDFLIEVAGKGLPLAIPSEPLNGATSPVTLAGTIAINNAESLAGIVLAQLVNPGTPVLFGSTSSIMDMSQGFYVAGCIESAMVNAGLAQMAQYYELPMYGTAGMSDSKTNDSQAGYESALTAMTVALAGCNYIHDAVGLLEMCQVFSYEKMVTDNEIIGNIFRVMQGIEVNEDTLAVARIKEVGPAGHFLADPHTVKYVRKEFFFPRVSDRRTRIAWEEAGCPETKDRAHGMVRDILAVHKPAPVSPGLKVRIREEFPEIKGEEV from the coding sequence ATGTTTCCAGCACTTAAGGGAGGACAGCTGAGTTTATTAAACCAAAAGCAAATAGCACAAGTACATGAAGCAACAATAGAAATCCTGGAAGAAGTAGGAATAAAAGTAAAAAGTGAAAAAGCACGAGAAATATTTGCACAAGGTGGAGCTGCAGTAGAAGGAGAAATAGTAAAAATTTCAGCCTCCATGTTAGAAGCCGCCATTAAATCAGCACCATCTAAAGTCATACTTTATGGACAGGAAGAAAAAAATGACCTCCACCTGGAAAAAAACCGTACCCACCTTGGAACAGGAGGCACAGTGCTCTATGCCCTGGATTTAGATAAGGGCAAAAAGCGCAAAACCAACACCCATGATGTGAGAGACATTGCCCGTATGGTGGACTATCTAGATAATGTATCCTTCTATGTTATTAACACCTACCCTACAGACGTACCAGACGAAGCTGCAGATGTTAACCGCTTTTACTGGGCCCTTACTAATACCACAAAGCATGTCATGGGCGGCATGTATACCATGGAAGGACTAAAAAATGCCATAAAAATAGCCGAAACAATAGCAGGCAGCTCCCAAAAGCTAAGAGAACGCCCCTTTGTATCTTTTATTACACTAATGGTAAGCCCTTTAGTAATGGACGGATTATACACTGACTTTTTAATAGAAGTGGCAGGCAAAGGATTACCCCTGGCAATACCATCAGAACCCTTAAATGGAGCAACCTCACCTGTAACATTAGCAGGAACAATTGCCATAAACAATGCAGAATCCCTGGCAGGGATAGTACTAGCCCAATTAGTCAATCCAGGCACACCGGTATTATTTGGCTCAACCTCAAGCATCATGGACATGAGCCAGGGCTTTTACGTAGCAGGATGTATAGAATCAGCCATGGTAAATGCAGGGCTAGCACAAATGGCCCAGTACTATGAGCTGCCCATGTATGGAACAGCAGGCATGTCAGACTCAAAAACAAACGACTCCCAGGCAGGGTATGAAAGTGCCTTAACAGCCATGACAGTAGCTCTAGCAGGGTGCAACTATATCCATGATGCAGTGGGCTTACTGGAAATGTGCCAGGTATTCTCCTATGAAAAGATGGTTACAGACAATGAGATCATAGGCAACATCTTCAGGGTTATGCAGGGTATCGAAGTAAATGAAGATACCCTGGCAGTAGCTAGAATAAAGGAAGTAGGTCCGGCAGGACATTTCCTGGCAGACCCCCATACAGTTAAATATGTACGTAAGGAGTTTTTCTTCCCCAGGGTTTCTGATAGAAGAACAAGGATAGCCTGGGAAGAGGCTGGCTGCCCTGAGACAAAAGACCGTGCCCATGGTATGGTGAGAGATATCCTGGCAGTTCACAAGCCTGCTCCTGTTTCTCCTGGGTTAAAGGTTAGAATTCGTGAGGAGTTTCCTGAGATAAAGGGGGAGGAAGTTTAA
- a CDS encoding trimethylamine methyltransferase family protein has product MTFYGLPSGYYKPLSIKEVESIHKTSLRILEEVGFMVDNQRALDVLADLGCSVDYESKVVKVEPDLLIKTIKQAPARITLYGRDEKNDLVIEANRTYFSNGGTAIKTIDLETGERRDPKTDDIAQICKVIDYLEHIHMIMLPVYPAQTDTSQVDVNRFFNALNNSTKHVMGGIYDEKGARDVINMAQIIAGGEEELRKRPIITFITCLLSPLKMEHNYVNFMFDAAEAGIPVVTSVCPISGLTAPMTLAGQLAQLNAEALSGVLLLQAIKPGTPVFYGAVPTIADMRSMGFLFGSVESGIMNAACAQLTSFYNLPMYSTGGISESKLGDAQAGYEKAISSLMPALAGAQLIHNSAGLLEGSLCFSLEQLVIDNEINGMALRAVRGIEVNEDTLAFETIKNVGPGGNYLAQPHTVKYMRNETFFPQVANRSIYVDWHKDGRKSSSQRANELAREILAAHWVEPIANEMINKIKEQFPWIKDVRA; this is encoded by the coding sequence ATGACCTTTTATGGATTGCCTAGTGGTTATTACAAGCCTTTATCAATAAAAGAAGTTGAGAGCATTCATAAAACCTCCCTTAGGATATTGGAGGAGGTTGGCTTCATGGTGGATAACCAGAGGGCCCTGGATGTACTTGCAGACCTGGGCTGCAGCGTTGATTACGAAAGTAAAGTAGTCAAGGTAGAACCTGATTTGCTGATTAAAACCATCAAGCAGGCTCCAGCAAGGATAACCCTCTATGGAAGAGATGAAAAGAATGATCTTGTTATTGAGGCAAATCGTACCTATTTCAGTAATGGCGGAACAGCAATTAAAACCATTGATTTGGAGACTGGTGAACGAAGAGATCCAAAAACTGACGATATAGCACAAATCTGCAAGGTTATAGATTATTTAGAGCATATTCATATGATAATGCTGCCTGTATATCCAGCTCAAACAGATACCAGTCAGGTGGATGTTAATCGTTTCTTTAATGCGTTAAATAATTCCACCAAGCATGTTATGGGAGGTATTTATGATGAAAAAGGTGCAAGAGATGTAATTAATATGGCCCAGATTATTGCTGGCGGGGAAGAAGAGCTTAGAAAAAGACCCATTATAACCTTCATAACCTGTTTGTTAAGTCCACTAAAAATGGAGCATAACTATGTAAACTTCATGTTTGATGCAGCAGAAGCAGGTATACCGGTAGTCACATCAGTATGCCCCATCTCAGGATTGACTGCACCCATGACACTGGCAGGGCAGCTAGCTCAATTAAACGCTGAAGCGTTAAGTGGAGTCCTGTTACTTCAAGCCATTAAGCCAGGAACTCCTGTCTTTTATGGAGCAGTACCAACCATTGCTGACATGCGCTCCATGGGTTTTTTATTTGGCTCAGTTGAAAGTGGAATTATGAATGCAGCATGTGCTCAATTAACATCGTTTTATAATCTGCCCATGTATTCAACGGGAGGTATTTCAGAATCTAAACTGGGTGACGCACAGGCAGGCTATGAAAAGGCAATAAGCAGCCTGATGCCGGCTCTAGCAGGAGCCCAGTTAATTCATAACTCGGCAGGGCTTCTAGAAGGCAGCCTGTGCTTTAGCCTTGAACAGCTGGTAATTGATAATGAGATAAATGGAATGGCTTTAAGGGCTGTACGTGGCATAGAAGTAAATGAAGATACCCTGGCCTTTGAAACAATAAAAAATGTTGGTCCTGGCGGCAACTACCTTGCACAGCCTCATACTGTTAAATACATGAGAAATGAAACCTTCTTCCCACAGGTTGCTAACAGAAGCATTTATGTTGATTGGCATAAGGATGGGAGAAAAAGCTCGTCACAAAGGGCAAATGAGCTTGCAAGGGAGATCCTGGCTGCCCATTGGGTGGAGCCCATAGCTAATGAGATGATTAATAAAATTAAAGAGCAATTTCCCTGGATCAAGGATGTTAGAGCTTAA